AACAGGAGGGAAGCCAGGAGCGCCAGTGCCAGCTTCGCCCACGTTTCAAGCCGCTTGTGCCACGCCATCGGCGGCGGACCCTACCAGAATTGGAACGGACACAAGACGCTGGCTTGACCTTGGGACCGAAAGCCCCTAGCACCCGGCCCGATGCTCAAGAGCATGACCGGATTTGGTTCGGGCCGCGCCCGCGTGGGGGACGAAGAGGTCTCCGTGGAAGCACGCTCGCTCAACCACAAGTTCTGCGAAGTGAAGGTCCGGCTGCCGCGCGAGCTGTCCGCGCTCGAGCCTACCCTCGTGAAGCAGGTGAAGGACCGCCTCGCGCGGGGCTCGGTGGAGATCCTGGTGCGCCGGCAGGCCGCCACCGTGTCGGGCAACGTCCCCACGGTGGATGTCGCCCTGGCCCGCGAATACGCGCGCGCCTTCCGCGAAGTCGCCGAGGCCATGGGCCAGTCGGTGGAGATCGCCTGGTCGCAGGTGGCCAACCAGCCGGGCGTCATCCGCCTGGAGGAGAAGGGCGTGGACGTGGAGTCTGCCACCCAGGCCACGCAGACCGCGCTCCAGCAGGCGCTCGCGGCCCTGGAGACGATGCGGAACACCGAAGGCGAGTCCATCCACACGGACCTGGACGCCCGGATGAAGCTCATCGAGGGCTGGAGCCAGGAGGTCGCCCGGCTCGCGCCTCGCGCGGTCAGTGACTACCAGCAGCGGCTCACCGATCGTGTCGCGGAGCTCGCGCGCGGCGTCGCGGTGGATCCGCAGCGCCTGGCGCAGGAAGTGGCCCTCTTCGCCGAGCGCACGGACATCGCGGAAGAGGTGACCCGGCTCGCGACCCACCTCGAGCAGTTCCGGCTCCTGATGGCGAGCCCCGAGCCGGTGGGCCGGCGCATGGACTTCCTCGTGCAGGAGATGCACCGCGAGGTGAACACGACAGGCTCCAAGAGCCAGCACGCGGAGATCTCCGCGCGCGTGGTCTCGATGAAGGCCGAGGTCGAGCGCATCCGCGAACAGGTGCAGAACGTCGAATGAACGAACCCACTGGACTCCAGCCTGGCCTGCTCCTCGTCCTCTCCGCGCCGTCCGGAGCTGGAAAGACCACCCTCGCGCACCGGCTGCTGAAGGAGATGCCGGACGGCATCTTCTCCACCAGCGTCACCACCCGGCGCCCCCGGGGCAAGGAGCAGGAGGGCGTGGACTACCACTTCGTGGGAGTCGCCGCCTTCCAGGAGAAGATCGAGAAGGGCGAGTTCGTGGAGTGGGCCGAGGTACACGGCCACTTCTATGGCAGCCCCCAGTCGGTGGTGGATGAAGCCCGCACGCGCCGTGGCACCGCCATCTTCGACATCGACGTCCAGGGCGGGCAGGCCATCAAGCGCAAGCACCCCGACGCGGTCCTCATCTTCGTGCTGCCCCCCTCCATGGAGGAGCTGGAGCGGCGGCTTCGGGATCGTCAGACGGACTCGGACGAAACCATCCGCCGCCGGATGCTGGCCGCCCGCTCGGAGATCGAGCGGGGAATCGCGTCCTACGACTACGTCGTGGTGAACGACGACTTCGAGCGCGCCTATCAGGAGCTGCGCTCGGTGGTGGTCGCGGAGAAGTGCCGGCGGGGGAGGGTGGACCTCTCCAAGCTCAAGCTCGGAAGCTGAAATCCGCCGGGGAATGGGTGGAGCCGCCCCATGGGTTCCCCCTCCACCACGTCGCACCGCGCTGGCAGCCTGCATCAAATATCTTGCGCTGCCCGATCGCCTGATGGATAAGCCGCCCACCTCGCGGCGACACGCAGGCGTCACCTCGGTGGCACCTGCGCGATGCGGTGGCGGTGACGGGAAGTTGACATTCTCCGAACCGATTCTTAGATGTTCGCCGCAGCAGGGCAGTCGATCAGCGGGCGTTGAAGGTGTCGGAGCGGGTTGCCGCCTCACGGGAGGCGGAGCAGATCGGGAAGCAGAAGCAGCAGTCAGGCGGTTGACACAAAACGCGGCGGTGGTACAAGCCGCGCCCCTCGCTTCGAAGCCCGCGCACTGGCGCGGAAGGCACTTCGGAGAGAGAGCAGCACCGACAAGGAAATAGGGCAGTCAACGAGCGGGTTGACAGCGAACGCGGCGAAGAGATAGAAGCCGCGCCCCACCGAAGAAGCAGCAGTCCGGAAGGCAACACGACGGACGCAAAGCGGTGAAGGAAGCTGACAGCAAGCGGTTGACAGGAAGCGCGGCGCTGAAGTAGAAGCCGCCTCCCTCGAAACGAAGCGGCGGAAGTCACTGGACGGCGCCGACGAGTTTCGAAGCAGCCCGCAGGACGCAAAAGCGAAGTTGACGCTGACTGCGAACTGAAATAGAAGCTGCAGCCCCGCCGGTTGAAGCAAAACCGGCAACGAAGTAGACGGTAGCAGAAGTCGCGAAGCAGGACAAGCGGCTCGGTCTTTGAAAACCAAATAGCAAGCCCAAGCAGTAATGGATTGCGGAAACCCGCAGTCAATTTTTTGAGGGCATCTTCACCTCCAAGAGCAGCGCTGAAAAGCGCAGCGAGGAGGGAAGTGCCGACGAATCAGCGAGCCGAGACTCCTTAGCCGGGTCTCGGGGAACGCCGGTTCAAGCAAACCAAGAATACAATTGGAGAGTTTGATCCTGGCTCAGAACGAACGCTGGCGGCGTGCCTAACACATGCAAGTCGAGCGCGAATAGGGGCAACCCTTAGTAGAGCGGCGCACGGGTGCGTAACACGTGGATAATCTGCCTGGATGCCTGGGATAACCAGTCGAAAGACTGGCTAATACCGGATAAGCCCACGGTTTCTTCGGAGACTGAGGGAAAAGGTGGCCTCTGTATACAAGCTATCACAACCAGATGAGTCCGCGGCCCATCAGCTAGTTGGCGGGGTAATGGCCCACCAAGGCGACGACGGGTAGCTGGTCTGAGAGGACGATCAGCCACACTGGAACTGAGACACGGTCCAGACTCCTACGGGAGGCAGCAGTGGGGAATTTTGCGCAATGGGCGAAAGCCTGACGCAGCAACGCCGCGTGTGTGATGAAGGTCTTTGGATTGTAAAGCACTTTCGACCGGGACGAAACCGTAAAGCCTAATACGCTTTGCCTTGACGGTACCGGGAGAAGAAGCACCGGCTAACTCTGTGCCAGCAGCCGCGGTAATACAGAGGGTGCAAGCGTTGTTCGGAATTATTGGGCGTAAAGCGCGTGTAGGCGGCTTTGCAAGTCGGGTGTGAAAGCCCTCAGCTCAACTGAGGAAGTGCGCCCGAAACTGCAGAGCTTGAGTGCCGGAGAGGGTGGCGGAATTCCCCAAGTAGAGGTGAAATTCGTAGATATGGGGAGGAACACCGGTGGCGAAGGCGGCCACCTGGACGGTAACTGACGCTGAGACGCGAAAGCGTGGGTAGCAAACAGGATTAGATACCCTGGTAGTCCACGCCGTAAACGATGAGAACTAGGTGTCGTGGGAGTTGACCCCCGCGGTGCCGTAGCTAACGCATTAAGTTCTCCGCCTGGGAAGTACGGTCGCAAGACTAAAACTCAAAGGAATTGACGGGGGCCCGCACAAGCGGTGGAGCATGTGGTTTAATTCGACGCAACGCGCAGAACCTTACCTGGTCTTGACATCCTCGGAATCCTTCAGAGATGAGGGAGTGCCCGCAAGGGAACCGAGAGACAGGTGCTGCATGGCTGTCGTCAGCTCGTGTCGTGAGATGTTGGGTTAAGTCCCGCAACGAGCGCAACCCTCGCCTTTAGTTGCCACGCAAGTGGATCTCTAGAGGGACTGCCGGTGTTAAACCGGAGAAGGTGGGGATGACGTCAAGTCCTCATGGCCTTTATGACCAGGGCTACACACGTGCTACAATGGCCGGTACAGAGCGCTGCAACCCGCGAGGGGGAGCTAATCGCAGAAAACCGGTCTCAGTTCAGATTGGAGTCTGCAACTCGACTCCATGAAGGCGGAATCGCTAGTAATCGCAGATCAGCACGCTGCGGTGAATACGTTCCCGGGCCTTGTACACACCGCCCGTCACACCATGGGAGTCGATTGCTCCAGAAGTCATCTCACCAAGAGATGCCCAAGGAGTGCTCGGTAACTGGGGTGAAGTCGTAACAAGGTAGCCGTAGGGGAACCTGCGGCTGGATCACCTCCTTTCTAAGGAGACCGGGTGTTGGACTCAGCCTTCGGGCGAGTAGGCAACACCAGCAGCCTTCGGGTTGTCAGGTCATCTCTAGGTCAATGTTTCCGGTAAACAATCCATTATGTGCTTAAGGGCTTGCTGTTTGGTTTTGAAGGACCGAGCGAAGGCGGCT
This DNA window, taken from Corallococcus coralloides DSM 2259, encodes the following:
- a CDS encoding YicC/YloC family endoribonuclease is translated as MLKSMTGFGSGRARVGDEEVSVEARSLNHKFCEVKVRLPRELSALEPTLVKQVKDRLARGSVEILVRRQAATVSGNVPTVDVALAREYARAFREVAEAMGQSVEIAWSQVANQPGVIRLEEKGVDVESATQATQTALQQALAALETMRNTEGESIHTDLDARMKLIEGWSQEVARLAPRAVSDYQQRLTDRVAELARGVAVDPQRLAQEVALFAERTDIAEEVTRLATHLEQFRLLMASPEPVGRRMDFLVQEMHREVNTTGSKSQHAEISARVVSMKAEVERIREQVQNVE
- the gmk gene encoding guanylate kinase yields the protein MNEPTGLQPGLLLVLSAPSGAGKTTLAHRLLKEMPDGIFSTSVTTRRPRGKEQEGVDYHFVGVAAFQEKIEKGEFVEWAEVHGHFYGSPQSVVDEARTRRGTAIFDIDVQGGQAIKRKHPDAVLIFVLPPSMEELERRLRDRQTDSDETIRRRMLAARSEIERGIASYDYVVVNDDFERAYQELRSVVVAEKCRRGRVDLSKLKLGS